The sequence CGTCCGCTTGATAAATTTATGGACAAAACAGAAAGCAACTATCTGATTCGCGGAGTTTCTATTGAAGCATTGAGTCGAACAGATAAATGGACGTTCACGCCAACTGTAGAAGTTGGAACGAAGGTTGTTGCAGGGGATATCGTTGGGACTATTCCTGAAACAAAAGTTATTGTACACAAAATAATGGTTCCATATGGTGTTGAAGGCACGATCAAGAGTATTGAGAGTGGAAATTTTGATATTACTGAGACTATTTATACGATTGAAACTGAAGAAAATGGCGTAAAAGAATTTACGATGCTGCAGAAATGGCCCGTTAGACAAGGACGTCCAACAGCAAAAAAATTAAACCCAGTTGAACCGATGATTACCGGACAACGTGTCATTGATACGCTGTTCCCAGTAGCAAAAGGCGGTGCTGCGGCTGTTCCAGGTCCATTTGGAGCTGGTAAAACGGTGGTGCAACATCAAATCGCTAAATGGGCAGATGTTGATTTAGTTGTGTATGTCGGGTGTGGAGAACGTGGGAATGAAATGACTGACGTAATCAATGAATTTCCGCAATTAATTGATCCTAATACCGGGGAGTCCATTATGGAACGTACGATTTTGATTGCAAATACATCAAATATGCCTGTTGCAGCTCGTGAAGCTTCCATCTATACAGGTATTACGATCGCTGAATACTTTAGAGATATGGGCTATAGTGTCGCTATTATGGCGGATTCTACTTCTCGTTGGGCAGAGGCATTGCGTGAGATGTCAGGTCGTCTTGAAGAAATGCCAGGAGATGAAGGATATCCAGCTTACTTAGGAAGCCGAATTGCAGAATTTTACGAGCGTGCTGGAAAAATCATTACTTTGGGAACGGAAGGCCGAGAAGGAAGTATCACTGCTATCGGCGCAGTATCCCCTCCTGGAGGAGATACTTCTGAGCCGGTAACTCAAAATACTTTGCGAGTTGCTAAGGTATTCTGGAGCTTAGATAATTTATTAGCACAAAAACGTCACTTTCCTTCTATTGATTGGCTAGCGTCGTACTCTTTATATTCTCAAGAGTTAGGGATTTATAACGGAGAACAATTAGGAAAAGATTGGACGGGAATGGTCAGAAGAACCATGACCTTGTTGCAAGAAGAATCTGAACTGGAAGAAATTGTCCGCTTAGTCGGTGTTGAGTCTTTATCTGAAAGAGACCGTCTAAAGTTGGCGACATCTAAAATGATTCGTGAAGATTTCTTACAACAAAATGCGTTTGATGATGTCGATACGTATACTTCTCGAGAAAAGCAATATGAAATGTTATCAACTATTTTGTATTTTGAAGATGAAGCTCTTGCTGGTATGGCATTAGGTTCTTATTTTAATGAAATTATTGAAGGTACTGTTACAGTTCGTGAAAGAATTGGTAGAGGGAAGTACATCCCTGAAGAAGAAATTGGGAAGTTTGAAATCTTAAAATCAGATATTAAAACCACCATTCACCAAATCGTTGAAAAAGGAGGAATGGAATTAGATGCTTAAAGAATATCGGACAATCACAGAAGTTGTCGGTCCTTTGATGGCTGTTGAAGGTGTTGAAGGCGTTAAATTTGATGAGTTAGTTGACATCCAAATGCAAAACGGCGAAAAAAGACGTGGACAAGTTTTGGAAATCAATGGGGATAAAGCGATGGTTCAAATATTTGAGGGCTCTCACGGAATCAACTTAAAAGATACTAAAGTGCGTTTCTTAGGCAAACCCTTAACGTTAGATGTTTCTGAAGACATGCTTGGTCGCGTCTTCGATGGAATGGGACGCATCAATGATAACGGACCTGAATTGATCGCTGAAAAATCATTGGATGTTAACGGAGAAGCGATCAATCCCATGGCTCGTGACTATCCAGATGAATTTATCCAGACAGGAATTTCATCTATTGATCACCTAAATACATTGGTTAGAGGACAGAAACTGCCTGTATTCTCAGGTTCGGGGCTTCCGCATAAAGAATTAGCTGCTCAAATCGCAAGACAGGCTACTGTTTTAAATTCAGACGAAAAATTTGCCATTGTTTTTGCGGCTATCGGTATTACGTTTGAAGAAGCAGAGTTTTTCATGGAAGACTTTCGTAAAACAGGTGCCATTGATCATTCGGTTATGTTTGTTAACTTAGCGGACGATCCTGCAATTGAACGGATAGCCACTCCAAAGATGGCCTTGACGACAGCTGAGTATTTAGCTTATGAAAAAGACATGCATGTATTGGTTATTATGACGGATATGACGAATTATTGTGAAGCCTTGCGTGAAATCTCAGCAGCAAGACGTGAAGTCCCTGGACGTCGTGGTTACCCGGGTTATCTTTACACCAATCTGGCAACGTTATTTGAACGTGCTGGTCGTTTGGTCGGTGGAAAGGGTTCTGTTACGCAGATTCCTATTCTAACTATGCCAGAAGACGATATTACGCATCCGATTCCTGATTTGACCGGATACATCACAGAAGGACAAATCATTTTGTCTCGCGATTTATTCAATAATGGTATTCACCCGCCTATCGATGTCTTGCCATCTTTGTCGCGTTTAAAAGATAAAGGGACTGGCGAAGGGAAAACAAGAAAAGATCATGCTGCTACCATGAACCAGTTATTCGCTGCTTATGCAGAAGGAAAACAAGCGAAAGAACTCGCTGTGGTGCTAGGAGAGTCTGCTCTTTCTGAAACAGACAAGCTTTATGCTGAATTTGGCGAGCGTTTTGAAAAAGAATACGTAAACCAAGGAAACTATACCAATCGTACTATCGAAGAATCATTAGATTTGGGTTGGGAACTCTTGTCCATTTTGCCTAGAACGGAATTGAAGCGGATCAAAGATGAGATGTTAGACGAATACCTGCCGAAGGGGGAGTGAGTCTAAATGGCAAAATTAAATGTGAACCCAACTAGAATGGAATTGACCATTTTAAAGCAGCAGCTGAGTACTGCAACTCGCGGTCATAAATTGTTGAAAGACAAACAAGACGAGCTGATGCGTCAATTCATTACGCTTATCCGGAAAAACAATGAGTTACGTGCAGAAGTGGAAGGCAAATTAACTAGTGCGATGCAATCTTTTGTGATGGCTAAAGCATTGTTAAACGAAAATTTTATTGAAGAGCTAGTAGCGATTCCACCTCGTGCAGTAGAACTAGAGATATACGAAAAAAATATTATGAGTGTTTCCGTACCGGTCATGAATTTTAAGTATGATGAGAGTCAAGATACTAACGAATTACGTTATGGCTACTTAAATTCCAATAGTGAATTAGACACGTCAATTGAAAAAATGTCAGCAGTCATGGCTCAGTTATTGGAACTTTCAGAAATCGAAAAAACTTGTCAACTAATGGCAGATGAAATCGAAAAAACTCGTCGCAGAGTAAATGCATTAGAGTATATGACGATTCCAAGGTATGAAGAAACGATTTATTTTATTCAAATGAAATTAGATGAAAACGAAAGAGCTAATATCACCCGATTGATGAAAGTAAAAGATATGGGTTAAAAAGGCTTTTTGGCAAATCACGATGGTGATTTTTATGGTGAAATACAGTCATTTCACTTACTAACACCAAAAATGACAGAACCTTAAAAAAACGAACAAAATCAGTGATGATTTTGTTCGTTTTTTCGTTGTCATTGGTACCACTAAAAACAAGAGCCGTGTATACTGAGTTTAAGGAGATGATGCAGATGGAGACAGAACTTCTTAAACAAATAAAACGGTCAAAAAAAGTAGCACTTGTATTAGGCGGCGGAGGAGCGAGAGGTTCTTATCAAATAGGTGTTTGGAAAGCATTGAAAGAGCTTTGTATTGAAATTCACCTGATTACTGGAACTTCTGTAGGGGCTTTAAATGGAGCTTTATTTCTTCAAGATGAGTACGATTTAGGCGAACAGATGTGGCGTAAAATGGAAACCAACCATGTCTTGGCTTTATCTAAACCGATCGAAATCAACAGCTTTAAAAGTTACCGCCGAACAATGCGAGGTTTTGTTGTGTCGGCCTTAAAAAAAAGAGGATTTAATACCACTCCTTTAAAAGAGCTGATCGACACTTATCTGGCAGATGAAAAACGCATCAGAAAGAGCGCCATTGAATTTGGTTTGACTCTGACAGAATATCCTTCGATGAAACGCGTAGAGTTTTTCTTACCTAGTATACCGTTTGGCGAATTGAGTCTTTATTTGCTGGGAAGTGCTTCATTCTATCCAGCAATGCAAATCACTAAAATTGGTGAAAAGTCTTATATTGATGGAGGGTACTACAATAATTTGCCCGTTGAGATGGCGCTCGAAAAAAAACCGACAGCAGTAATCAGCGTTGACATTACAGGACCAATCTCGTTGAAAAGGAGTAGGCCGATTACTGATGTACCGATTCATGATCTAGGCAGTAAATGGCCATTGGGAAACTTATTGTTATTCGATGGCAATCGTGCGGATATCAACATTGCTCTGGGTTATTATGAAACGATGAAGCACTTTGAATTTTATGAAGGCAGTTGGTATACTTTTGAAAAAGATAGTTTTAAAAAGCATTACGAAAAATTTTATTTGGCGTTAGCTAAATTTTTGATGAATAAAAATAGACGGTTTGCGGCTGGCTTCTTAAATGAAACCGAACAACAGCAAAAAAATTTAAAGGTTTTAGAAAAATATTGGCGAGGGCGAATTGGAAAAAAAGAGCTGACCTATGCAGTACATGAACTGATTGGGAAGTTATTTCAGATTGATCCGACAAAAGTGTATAGCTTTTCTTTATTTGAAACAGCGATTCTTGAAAAATACGAAGAATTAGTCAAAGCAACTACGATCAATGAAGTTGATGAATTGTTTACTGTTGACGTTATTTATTCAGTAGAAGAATGGATTGCTCGTTACTTAGAAAGAATTCCGTTTCTTTCTAATAAAAAAATGCTGCTGTATTTTTTAAATTTGATTGAAAAAAATCAACCGATTGAATGGCATAATTGGAAAGTTCACTATTTGATTAAACAAAAACCTCATGTTTTCATGATGGCCATTTGTATGGATCAGATAAAAAACGGAAATTTTAAATAAAAGTTACAGAACAACTGGATTTTATGGTACACTTAAGGGTGAGTTCTCATTATCAGGTATTTTGCATAGCCTAAATTAAATTAGCTTAATCAATGAGAGGTGAATGAAGTGGCTCAAAAATTTACTTACGAAATTATGGAAGAAATTGCAGTGCTTTCTGAAAATGCAAAAGGATGGCGTAAAGAATTAAATCTAGTAAGTTGGAATGGCAACCCGCCTAAATTTGATATTCGGGATTGGGCTCCAAACCATGAAAAAATGGGCAAAGGCCTGACGCTTACCAATGAAGAAATGGAAACACTCAAATCCTTTTTAGCAACTTTAAATTAATGCCCAAAGATTTTACACAAAAGAAATAATAACAGAAACTTTTTTTAGATAGGAAGGATTTGAATATGGCAGAACGCGGACTTTTAATTGTTCTTTCTGGGCCTTCAGGTGTAGGTAAAGGAACAGTGAGAAAAGCAATTTTTGAACAACCGAATAATGACTTTGAATATTCTATTTCAATGACCACTAGAAAGCAACGCGAAGGTGAAATTGATGGCGTAGATTATTTTTTCAGAACGAAAGAAGAGTTTGAAGAACTAATTGCAAGCGGCGGTTTATTGGAATATGCTGAGTATGTAGGGAACTACTATGGTACGCCTTTGGCTTATGTCGACCAGACACTAGCAAGTGGCAGAGATGTTTTTTTAGAGATCGAAGTTCAAGGTGCTTTACAGGTACGTGAAAAGATGCCTGAAGGAATTTTTATTTTCTTGACTCCTCCAGGACTTAAAGAATTAAAAACACGTATCATTGGGCGAGGAACAGATGCCATGGCTGTGATTGAAAGACGTATGGAAAAAGCCATTGAAGAGATTAATTTGATGCAGCATTACGATTATGCTGTTGAAAATGATCGGGTTGAGAATGCTGTCAGCAAAATAAGAAATATTATCGAATGCGAACACTTAAAAGTTTCGCGTGTGATTCATCGTTATAAAAAAATGATTAAGGAGCTGTAAACATTATGATGTTACTTCCATCTATTGATAGTTTATTAGAAAAAATTGATTCAAAATATTCTTTGGTGATTTTAGCCAGTAAACGGGCGCATGAGTTAGAAAACAAAGCGATGCCGATGTTAGATGAATACGAATCACACAAGAATGTCGGTCGTGCTTTAGAAGAAATTGATGCTGGGGATTTAGTTATTGACCCTGCAACAGTTGGGGCGAAAGAATAAGAAATATGCAACAAACTTTTAAAAAGATAAATGGCAAGTGCTGCAAAATAGGGATCTACCTGTTTTGAAGCACTTTTGTTTTAATGTCTTTTTACATCCGCAAGTAAGGAAATCGAGATAATTCTAAGGATAGCAAGACAAAGGTGTTCTTTTTTAGTAAAATGGAGTAAGAGATTATCTGAGATTTGAGAGCGAAATAGGAGGTTTTAAGATTGTTGGAAAATAAAAACGTAGCCCTGTATGTTTCAGGAGGAATCGCTGTATATAAAGCTGCTGATTTAGCAAGACAATTCATTAAACAAGGCGCAAATGTCAAGGTAGCAATGACTGCATCGGCCAGAGAATTTGTTTCACCGTTGACCTTTCAAATTCTAAGCAAACACCATGTGTACACAGATACTTTTGATGAACGCGAAGGAGACCAAGTCAGTCATATCCATTTAGCGGATTGGACAGATATTGCCGTTGTAGCTCCTGCAACTGCGAATACGCTGGCTAAATTAGCTAACGGAATAGCCGACGATTTTGTATCTACAGCTTTGATGGCTACGACAGCACCTGTTTTTGTTGTGCCTACCATGAACTCACATATGCTGGAAAATCCGGCAACCGTTCGTAATCTTCAACAACTGGAAGCGGATGGACGTTTTGTGATGGAACCAGATACAGGATTTTTAGCAGAAGGTTATGAAGGAAAAGGCCGTTTTCCAGAGGCGGTGAACATTGTTGAAACAGTTAAAGGTTTTTTACGAACGCAAC is a genomic window of Carnobacterium sp. CP1 containing:
- a CDS encoding V-type ATP synthase subunit A yields the protein MEQANIQDICKVGKLGLIGEIIEMRNDVASIQVYEETSMVGPGEPVETTGEALSVELAPGMISQMFDGIQRPLDKFMDKTESNYLIRGVSIEALSRTDKWTFTPTVEVGTKVVAGDIVGTIPETKVIVHKIMVPYGVEGTIKSIESGNFDITETIYTIETEENGVKEFTMLQKWPVRQGRPTAKKLNPVEPMITGQRVIDTLFPVAKGGAAAVPGPFGAGKTVVQHQIAKWADVDLVVYVGCGERGNEMTDVINEFPQLIDPNTGESIMERTILIANTSNMPVAAREASIYTGITIAEYFRDMGYSVAIMADSTSRWAEALREMSGRLEEMPGDEGYPAYLGSRIAEFYERAGKIITLGTEGREGSITAIGAVSPPGGDTSEPVTQNTLRVAKVFWSLDNLLAQKRHFPSIDWLASYSLYSQELGIYNGEQLGKDWTGMVRRTMTLLQEESELEEIVRLVGVESLSERDRLKLATSKMIREDFLQQNAFDDVDTYTSREKQYEMLSTILYFEDEALAGMALGSYFNEIIEGTVTVRERIGRGKYIPEEEIGKFEILKSDIKTTIHQIVEKGGMELDA
- a CDS encoding patatin-like phospholipase family protein; its protein translation is METELLKQIKRSKKVALVLGGGGARGSYQIGVWKALKELCIEIHLITGTSVGALNGALFLQDEYDLGEQMWRKMETNHVLALSKPIEINSFKSYRRTMRGFVVSALKKRGFNTTPLKELIDTYLADEKRIRKSAIEFGLTLTEYPSMKRVEFFLPSIPFGELSLYLLGSASFYPAMQITKIGEKSYIDGGYYNNLPVEMALEKKPTAVISVDITGPISLKRSRPITDVPIHDLGSKWPLGNLLLFDGNRADINIALGYYETMKHFEFYEGSWYTFEKDSFKKHYEKFYLALAKFLMNKNRRFAAGFLNETEQQQKNLKVLEKYWRGRIGKKELTYAVHELIGKLFQIDPTKVYSFSLFETAILEKYEELVKATTINEVDELFTVDVIYSVEEWIARYLERIPFLSNKKMLLYFLNLIEKNQPIEWHNWKVHYLIKQKPHVFMMAICMDQIKNGNFK
- a CDS encoding V-type ATP synthase subunit B, whose translation is MLKEYRTITEVVGPLMAVEGVEGVKFDELVDIQMQNGEKRRGQVLEINGDKAMVQIFEGSHGINLKDTKVRFLGKPLTLDVSEDMLGRVFDGMGRINDNGPELIAEKSLDVNGEAINPMARDYPDEFIQTGISSIDHLNTLVRGQKLPVFSGSGLPHKELAAQIARQATVLNSDEKFAIVFAAIGITFEEAEFFMEDFRKTGAIDHSVMFVNLADDPAIERIATPKMALTTAEYLAYEKDMHVLVIMTDMTNYCEALREISAARREVPGRRGYPGYLYTNLATLFERAGRLVGGKGSVTQIPILTMPEDDITHPIPDLTGYITEGQIILSRDLFNNGIHPPIDVLPSLSRLKDKGTGEGKTRKDHAATMNQLFAAYAEGKQAKELAVVLGESALSETDKLYAEFGERFEKEYVNQGNYTNRTIEESLDLGWELLSILPRTELKRIKDEMLDEYLPKGE
- a CDS encoding YdbC family protein, yielding MAQKFTYEIMEEIAVLSENAKGWRKELNLVSWNGNPPKFDIRDWAPNHEKMGKGLTLTNEEMETLKSFLATLN
- a CDS encoding V-type ATP synthase subunit D translates to MAKLNVNPTRMELTILKQQLSTATRGHKLLKDKQDELMRQFITLIRKNNELRAEVEGKLTSAMQSFVMAKALLNENFIEELVAIPPRAVELEIYEKNIMSVSVPVMNFKYDESQDTNELRYGYLNSNSELDTSIEKMSAVMAQLLELSEIEKTCQLMADEIEKTRRRVNALEYMTIPRYEETIYFIQMKLDENERANITRLMKVKDMG
- the rpoZ gene encoding DNA-directed RNA polymerase subunit omega → MMLLPSIDSLLEKIDSKYSLVILASKRAHELENKAMPMLDEYESHKNVGRALEEIDAGDLVIDPATVGAKE
- the gmk gene encoding guanylate kinase, with the protein product MAERGLLIVLSGPSGVGKGTVRKAIFEQPNNDFEYSISMTTRKQREGEIDGVDYFFRTKEEFEELIASGGLLEYAEYVGNYYGTPLAYVDQTLASGRDVFLEIEVQGALQVREKMPEGIFIFLTPPGLKELKTRIIGRGTDAMAVIERRMEKAIEEINLMQHYDYAVENDRVENAVSKIRNIIECEHLKVSRVIHRYKKMIKEL